One segment of Dama dama isolate Ldn47 chromosome 15, ASM3311817v1, whole genome shotgun sequence DNA contains the following:
- the GPAM gene encoding glycerol-3-phosphate acyltransferase 1, mitochondrial isoform X4: MFATNVTENVLNSGRVQEAIAEVAAELNPDGSAQQQSKAVNKVKKKARKILQEMVATVSPAMIRLTGWVLLKLFNSFFWNIQIHKGQLEMVKAATEMNLPLIFLPVHRSHIDYLLLTFILFCHNIKAPYIASGNNLNIPIFSTLIHKLGGFFIRRRLDETPDGRKDILYRALLHGHIVELLRQQQFLEIFLEGTRSRSGKISCARAGLLSVVVDTLSTNTIPDILIIPVGISYDRIIEGHYNGEQLGKPKKNESLWSIARGVIRMLRKNYGCVRVDFAQPFSLKEYLETQSQKPVSAPLSLEQALLPAILPSRPSDAADEGTDMSFNESRNATDESCRRRLIAHLADHILFTASKSCAIMSTHIVACLLLYRHRQGIDLSTLVEDFFVMKEEVLARDFDLGFSGNSEDVVMHAIQLLGNCITITHTSKNDEFFITPSTTIPSVFELNFYSNGVLHVFIMEAIIACSLYAVLKKRGPGGPASPSVISQEQLVRKAASLCYLLSNEGTISLPCQTFYQTCHETVGRFIQYGILTVAEQDDQEDISPGLAEQQWDKKLPEPLSWRSDEEDEDSDFGEEQRDCYLKVSQSKEHQQFITFLQRLLGPLLEAYSSAAIFIHNFSGPVPEPEFLQKLHKYLITRTERRVAVYAESATYCLVKNAVKMFKDIGVFKETKQKRVSVLELSSTFLPQCNRQNLLEYILSFVVL; the protein is encoded by the exons ACTGACTGGATGGGTGCTGCTGAAACTGTTCAACAGCTTCTTTTGGAATATTCAGATTCACAAGGGTCAACTTGAGATGGTTAAAGCTGCAACTGAG ATGAATTTGCCGCTTATATTTCTGCCAGTTCATAGATCACACATTGACTATCTTCTGCTCACTTTCATTCTCTTCTGCCATAACATCAAAGCGCCGTATATTGCTTCAGGCAATAACCTCAACATCCCCATCTTCAG TACTTTGATCCATAAGCTTGGAGGCTTCTTCATACGACGGAGGCTAGATGAGACACCAGATGGACGGAAAGATATTCTCTATAGAGCTTTGCTCCATGGG CATATAGTTGAACTACTTCGACAGCAGCAGTTCTTGGAGATTTTTCTGGAAGGCACACGCTCGAGAAGTGGAAAAATTTCCTGTGCTCGGGCAGGACTTTTGTCAGTTGTGGTAGATACTCTGTCTACCAACACCATCCCAGACATCTTGATAATACCTGTTGGGATCTCCTACGATCGTATTATTGAGGGTCATTACAATGGTGAACAACTG GGAAAACCCAAGAAGAATGAGAGCCTCTGGAGCATAGCGAGAGGCGTTATCAGAATGTTACGAAAAAACTACGGCTGTGTCAGAGTGGATTTTGCACAACCATTTTCCTTAAAG GAATATTTAGAAACCCAAAGTCAGAAACCTGTTTCTGCTCCACTTTCTTTGGAGCAAGCATTGTTGCCAGCTATACTTCCCTCAAG aCCCAGTGATGCTGCTGATGAAGGCACAGACATGTCCTTTAACGAATCCAGAAATGCAACAGATGAATCCTGCCGAAGGAGACTGATTGCACATCTGGCTGACCACATTCTCTTCA CTGCTAGCAAGTCCTGTGCTATTATGTCAACACACATCGTGGCCTGTCTGCTCCTCTACAGACACAGGCAG GGAATTGACCTCTCCACATTGGTGGAAGACTTCTTTGTGATGAAGGAGGAAGTGCTGGCTCGTGATTTTGACTTGGGTTTCTCGGGAAATTCAGAAGATGTAGTCATGCATGCCATACAGCTGCTGGGAAATTGTATCACAATCACCCACACCAGCAAGAACGATGAGTTTTTTATTACTCCTAGCACAACTATCCCATCAGTCTTTGAACTCAACTTCTACAGCAATGGGGTGCTCCACGTCTTTATCATGGAGGCCATCATAG CCTGCAGCCTTTACGCAGTTCTGAAGAAAAGGGGCCCAGGAGGGCCCGCGTCTCCCAGCGTGATCAGCCAGGAGCAGCTGGTACGCAAGGCCGCCAGCCTGTGCTATCTGCTCTCCAATGAAGGCACCATCTCTCTC CCCTGCCAGACCTTTTACCAAACTTGCCATGAAACAGTGGGCAGGTTTATCCAGTATGGCATTCTTACAGTGGCGGAG CAAGATGATCAGGAAGATATTAGTCCTGGTCTTGCCGAGCAGCAGTGGGACAAGAAGCTTCCGGAACCTTTGTCTTGGAGAAgtgatgaagaagatgaagacagCGATTTTGGTGAGGAGCAACGAGATTGCTACCTGAAG GTGAGCCAGTCCAAGGAGCACCAGCAGTTCATCACCTTCCTACAGAGGCTCCTCGGGCCTCTGCTGGAGGCCTACAGCTCTGCCGCCATCTTCATTCACAACTTCAGCGGTCCCGTTCCCGAGCCTGAATTCCTGCAGAAGCTGCACAAATACCTGATCACGAGAACGGAGAGGAGGGTTGCGGTGTATG CGGAGAGCGCCACTTACTGTCTTGTGAAGAACGCTGTGAAAATGTTTAAGGATATCGGG GTTTTCAAAGAGACCAAACAAAAGAGAGTGTCTGTTTTAGAACTCAGCAGCACTTTTCTACCTCAATGCAACCGGCAAAATCTCCTGGAATATATTCTGAGTTTTGTGGTGCTGTAG